A region from the Plutella xylostella chromosome 8, ilPluXylo3.1, whole genome shotgun sequence genome encodes:
- the LOC119692599 gene encoding serine/arginine repetitive matrix protein 1, with product MPKRKRKDDDDSEYLREKVRKLEKSLRKRKRNSRSRHRRRTRVVSSSSSEGGPPRPSPPRSSPPRAAPPRSPPPRPRLGSQRPSPPPPPPPRRSESPEPGDEWEYDPGSPVECPSSGPQDELDTTNTEGKYLTYPQTKNNTKIFS from the coding sequence ATGCCGAAGCGTAAGCGTAAGGACGACGATGACAGTGAATATCTACGGGAAAAAGTGCGAAAATTGGAAAAATCACTAAGAAAACGGAAAAGAAATTCCCGTTCCCGCCACCGCCGTCGTACCAGGGTAGTGTCTTCCAGCAGCAGTGAAGGGGGCCCACCGCGGCCCTCGCCTCCGCGTTCATCACCGCCACGGGCCGCGCCACCGCGgtccccgccgccgcgcccccggCTGGGGTCGCAGCGcccctcgccgccgccgccgccgccgccgcgcaggAGCGAGTCGCCCGAGCCCGGGGACGAGTGGGAGTACGACCCCGGATCACCGGTCGAGTGTCCCAGCAGCGGCCCACAGGATGAGCTCGATACGACAAACACAGagggtaagtacctaacataCCCTcagacaaaaaataatacaaaaatcttTTCGTAA
- the LOC125488903 gene encoding formin-like protein 2 yields the protein MWMLPTFKKLCGWFIMNISGFTGAPKDVPVAGPSRIDRPASAAPSAAHAGPPPPPPPPPPPLEGEDDVVVLDDEMLELLGQAPCKDKKYGPKIQRDLALRWEFVATTGLTKEERKELLDRHLVPENCQKIDAPLLNAEIKAALLDNPIKKDKAIENKQGRISAAISCIGEALTKIFAQSNKDTSVVKLLIEAGRLVCDLQHTESMNRRSFICSGIKKEIKDHIYETDIDRYLFGEKLAQTLISAKAITKSGSEIKISSAKNNSSASRSKFPRPLNSKPPLPYNAGAAVGRWQQGAPRQPAHAPPRRRPPPPAQTSRAPPPPPLPPQQRSQYRAPQRRQ from the coding sequence ATGTGGATGTTACCTACATTCAAAAAGCTTTGTGGATGGTTCATAATGAACATCTCTGGCTTTACAGGCGCTCCAAAAGATGTCCCAGTGGCAGGCCCATCCCGCATAGACCGACCGGCCAGTGCCGCGCCGAGTGCCGCGCACGccgggccgccgccgccgccgccgccgccgccgccgccgctggaGGGAGAGGACGACGTGGTCGTTCTGGACGACGAGATGCTCGAGCTGCTCGGCCAAGCGCCGTGTAAGGACAAAAAATATGGCCCAAAAATTCAGAGGGACCTCGCACTACGATGGGAGTTTGTGGCCACAACGGGGCTGACAAAGGAGGAGCGTAAGGAGCTTCTCGACAGACATCTAGTTCCAGAAAATTGCCAAAAAATAGATGCACCGCTTTTGAATGCAGAAATCAAGGCAGCCTTGTTAGACAATCCTATCAAGAAAGACAAGGCCATTGAAAATAAGCAAGGTCGTATCAGCGCCGCAATATCATGCATAGGGGAGGctcttacaaaaatatttgctCAGAGTAATAAAGATACGTCGGTGGTAAAATTACTTATCGAAGCTGGGCGCCTTGTGTGTGATCTACAGCATACCGAGTCAATGAATAGACGTAGTTTCATATGTTCCGGTATTAAGAAAGAAATTAAGGATCACATATATGAAACTGATATCGACAGATATCTATTTGGCGAAAAACTCGCACAAACCCTTATTTCTGCCAAGGCGATCACCAAGTCGggatctgaaataaaaataagttccGCAAAGAATAATTCTTCTGCTTCGAGGTCAAAGTTTCCACGTCCTTTAAACTCGAAGCCCCCACTCCCGTACAACGCGGGTGCGGCAGTGGGCCGCTGGCAGCAGGGAGCGCCGCGCCAGCCGGCGCACGCGCCCCCTCGgcgccgccccccgccccccgcgcagACATCGCgggcaccgccgccgccgccgctgccacCGCAGCAGCGCTCACAGTACCGCGCTCCACAGCGGCGCCAGTAG